A stretch of DNA from Carbonactinospora thermoautotrophica:
GCTGAAGCGGCTGGCGCGTCGGCAGTCGACGCGCACCTGCGAGAAGTATGCCTGCGGACTTCGGCGGGCACAGTCGACCACAGCAGGCGACCGGTCTCGTTCCGTCTGCTGTCATCGGCCGCCGACATCACCCAGGCCGACACAGTGCAGATCGACCGCATCGTGCGCCAGCACCTTGACAAGGCCGAGACCCTCCCCGGCCGGGACGCACTGCTGAAGGAGTTGGAGCCGCGGCTGACCTGCGCGATCAACTACGCCACACGCCTGCTACCGCCGGAAGAACGAACCACGATTCGCACCGAGTTCAACGACGAGGCGTGGCGGGACCTGGACGAGCAGACACGCAAAGGCGTGCAGATGCTCGACGAGCGCCTCGATGACTCCTGGACGCTCGAAGGCTTGACCCACCTGCTGTATGGCATCCCGAAGCTGCTCAAGGGGCTACCCGAGGATGCTCCACCGAGCCCGGAACTGAAGAAGGCACAACGGGCGTTCTTCGCCGCGTTGTACCAGCTCCTGTGCTCGTCGGACACCGGTCCCCGACTGCCAACCCTGCTGCTGTCCATCGGGCCGGAGCGCGCCCACCGCCTGCTGTCCGGGCACGTCACCGCGTGACCAACGGGCCGGTGGCTCGCCTGGCCACCATCGTGATTACAGGACGAGGAGCCCCGCGGACTCCAGACGCGCGACGAACGCCGCGACGTCACGCCTGACGTCGTCGACATCGACACCCGCGGCATCGGCGAGTGCTTGTGCGATGTCTGCTGCTGAGCGTGACCCGTCGCACTGCTGAAAGATGTGATAACCCGTTGCGTTGACCACCGCGACATCGCCGGATTGCTGCGGCACCAACACCCAGTACTCGCCTGTCCGCTGTGCGTTCGCGGGAACTCGCCTCGGCCGCGCGTCGTCGCTCATACGAGTGGCCCTTCCGCTTCCCCTGACTGGTACTTCAGCCATCGGTCTACCGCCACGGTGGCCCACAACGCCGGGGCGAGGCTGTGGTCTCCCGCCTGGTAGCGATCGATGGCTGAGAGCAACTTCTCGGGATCGATCACCCGGTGATCCGCCAACGGCCCGTCATGCGCGACCGCCCGTATCTTCTCGATCGCCCTCCCCAGCCCTGCGTGCATGAGGGCCAGTGCTTCCGCCTTGTCTCTCCGCTGGGCCACCGAAACGGGCAGAAGATCGGACAGGGCTTCACGCAGTACGACCTTCTCCACCCCGTCGTTGCGCAAGAGCTCGGGCGGCAGTGCCCACACCAGGGCCGCCAGATCGGGATCGAGAAACGGATAGGTGATCTTGATCCCTACTTTGCGTCCCATGTCCTCCCACCAGCCGCCGCACTGCACACGGCCGGCCGCTCCCATTTCCGCCAGAAGGCCGCGCGAATAGTTGACGGCCATATGACCGGGCGCGCCGAGCTGCGGATATCCTGCCGCGAGCCGGTCCACGATTCCCGCCTCGGCCACGTAACTCCTGGTCAGCCATGGGGGAATCTCGCCGAGTGCCCGCATCACGCGGGCGCCCATGCGGTCGTAGTCACCGCGGAGGAGGCCCTGGGCTACCCTGTCCGTTCCCTCGGGATCTGGGAAGGTCCGGATCTCGCGGGTGGCGCCGCGGCCGTCGCCTCGGGCGAATCGGTCAGCCACGGAGAACACCTGGCCGAGCAGCAGTTCGTCACCGCCCTCGCCGGCAAGAGCCGTCGCCGTCGCCTGTACCGGGTCGTCCGCGATGTGGCGTAGCAGACCCCAATTGCGGGCGGCATAGGCCCATGGCTCAGGCTCGTCCCCTTCGGGGAACCCGGCTACCAGGGGCAGGAGCCGGTTGCCGGGTAGCCTGCTCACCGACATCCCAGTGGCGCGTTCCACGTCGTCGACGAACCGCCGTTCATCGCACGGAGCGAGTTCCTGGTCGTAGGTCAATGCATAGGCACGAGATGCCCCGTTGCGGACAGCGGCGTAGGCACAGGCCAGAGACGACGAATCGATGCCACCACTGAGCAGGACACCGTCGGGTGGATCGCTACAACGCTCGATAGACCTCAACAGCCGACGACGAAACTCCGCCACAAGCTCGTCCCTGGCGGCTGAGCCTGCGTCCAGGGGGTCAATCTGGGCCACCTGCCTCGTTTCGAGGGCACCGTCCAACAAGATCAGGGCATGCCCAGGCGGCAGGCGACGGACGCCGGACCACGCGGTGCCCGTCGGATCACACAGCTGCGGAACCAGAAACGGAGCCAGGCCAGGTACGCTGACCTCCGTGGAGCGAGCCGCCCGAATCCCTCTGATCTGCGACGCGACGAGCAGGGATCGATCTGCTCCGATGGCGTAGAACAGCGGCCTGCTCGACATCGGGCCGCGGTACGCGACGCAGCCTCGCGATCCGATGATGGCTACGCAATGCGCATCGCCAGTCAGCGAGGACAACAGCTCGACGACGGACGCGGGTGTCGCCGCAGGCCCGTGGTCAACCAACCTCGCCAGCTTCGGCTCAAGGTGCCTTCGCGCCCACGTCGGCGCGTCAATCGCCAGCGTCACGGCGATACTCGGCAACGAGACGATCCGTTCACCGGCCAAAGCTTGGTCTCGTGCGCCCGCCCCAAGCGCCATCGAGGCGTGTGCTGAAACCGTCCACTCCGGCGACCGATCTTCCAGTGCCCTGAGCATCGCCTCGACAACTGACTTCGCGCTTTCGGCAAAGGGCGTGACCGCGAGTGCTACTGACGACACTAGGCCGACCTCGTCGCAAGGTCGTCTTGGGCTGCTCGCATCACGGCGGAGAGCGCGACCAGACGCAGCCGGTCGCGCTCCAGGACCTCATCGAGTTCCGCGACAGCTTCGCCGTCATCGGTAATGGCTCGGCACAGCGAGCAAATGGAACCGTCAAGCAGGCGTTTCGATACCCGCTCTCGCACCGGCGGACTCAAACGGTCGAACAGCGCGCGCGGACCCTTGCTGTAAATCAGATTGAGAATCGGGTTCGTGGCGCCCGCACTCAGCGCTGCCCCAACCTCGTCAGTCGCATCGATACTCAGCCGCAATGGTGAGTTCTGCGCAGCACCCCGCGCAGGCCCGCAGCACGTGAACAACTCGCCCTCGGGTGTCAGCACCGGGCGCACAACAACGCCACACGGATCGTCCGGAACCGTCCCGACGTCCACGGAGCGCCGTGTCGCGATCTGCCTACCCCGACCAAAAGGGAGGACCTCCGCAGTCGTCAGCGTCGCACCGTAACGCGCGGCCACCTTCTCCGCGATCCGATACGCCTCGTCCGTGCGATCCCCGCAGTACTGCACCTGCATCTCTATGGACGTGCCAGCACCAGTCGCCAGAAGCACCTCCATAGACGCGCCACTGACGATCCGGTCATGAAAGCGATCGAAGCTCACAGCCAGCTTCTGCAACCCGGCATCCTCAAGCGCGTGCCACACGCTGCCAGCTTCGGCGGGAGTTCGCGCCCAATACCCATTGGTCACCAAGGAACTACGTAAGCCCAACTCCCGAGTCAGCCGGATCGTCCGCAAGGTCAGATCCCGGCGAAGAAGCGGCTCACCACCAGTCACGCAAACTCCATCGATATGCGGAGCCGCACTACGTACCGCGGCCTCGATCTGCGGCCAGGTCAAATCACCCCGAGCCGTCGGCGACGAGTCTGTGATGCAGTGACGGCAGGCCATATTGCACGTGTTGGTGACCTGGATGCCAAGCGTGTTGTACCGCACGCCTCACCCAACCCCTCTACCGTGCGGAGG
This window harbors:
- a CDS encoding PqqD family protein, whose protein sequence is MSDDARPRRVPANAQRTGEYWVLVPQQSGDVAVVNATGYHIFQQCDGSRSAADIAQALADAAGVDVDDVRRDVAAFVARLESAGLLVL
- a CDS encoding asparagine synthase-related protein, translating into MSSVALAVTPFAESAKSVVEAMLRALEDRSPEWTVSAHASMALGAGARDQALAGERIVSLPSIAVTLAIDAPTWARRHLEPKLARLVDHGPAATPASVVELLSSLTGDAHCVAIIGSRGCVAYRGPMSSRPLFYAIGADRSLLVASQIRGIRAARSTEVSVPGLAPFLVPQLCDPTGTAWSGVRRLPPGHALILLDGALETRQVAQIDPLDAGSAARDELVAEFRRRLLRSIERCSDPPDGVLLSGGIDSSSLACAYAAVRNGASRAYALTYDQELAPCDERRFVDDVERATGMSVSRLPGNRLLPLVAGFPEGDEPEPWAYAARNWGLLRHIADDPVQATATALAGEGGDELLLGQVFSVADRFARGDGRGATREIRTFPDPEGTDRVAQGLLRGDYDRMGARVMRALGEIPPWLTRSYVAEAGIVDRLAAGYPQLGAPGHMAVNYSRGLLAEMGAAGRVQCGGWWEDMGRKVGIKITYPFLDPDLAALVWALPPELLRNDGVEKVVLREALSDLLPVSVAQRRDKAEALALMHAGLGRAIEKIRAVAHDGPLADHRVIDPEKLLSAIDRYQAGDHSLAPALWATVAVDRWLKYQSGEAEGPLV
- a CDS encoding radical SAM protein, which codes for MRYNTLGIQVTNTCNMACRHCITDSSPTARGDLTWPQIEAAVRSAAPHIDGVCVTGGEPLLRRDLTLRTIRLTRELGLRSSLVTNGYWARTPAEAGSVWHALEDAGLQKLAVSFDRFHDRIVSGASMEVLLATGAGTSIEMQVQYCGDRTDEAYRIAEKVAARYGATLTTAEVLPFGRGRQIATRRSVDVGTVPDDPCGVVVRPVLTPEGELFTCCGPARGAAQNSPLRLSIDATDEVGAALSAGATNPILNLIYSKGPRALFDRLSPPVRERVSKRLLDGSICSLCRAITDDGEAVAELDEVLERDRLRLVALSAVMRAAQDDLATRSA